A DNA window from Corvus hawaiiensis isolate bCorHaw1 chromosome 11, bCorHaw1.pri.cur, whole genome shotgun sequence contains the following coding sequences:
- the LOC125331737 gene encoding verprolin-like has product MLRAAGTPPPRCSCAVASPARPPLFSGLSGRFPRALRGPLRAPLPFHDPLCFFLKRSPLAAHSLAERLRAAGQLDEFQAAASEMVSPTPRPGAAGLSALRRARRAGAGPESGASEGRGEGRGSRTAHGARAPPAAPRPLPARSRATRTYHLWRSPTAAAPRGGAGGTQPLLSRPVPAKLRPPRPESAGAPRHRSRALVSPVLSRVLPGSFPPWARFGLAQSCGRILFIPYSERPFTLNSPRKHRCPPAPCGGAATQTAYGARPGQRRYANRYANRLGRP; this is encoded by the coding sequence ATGCTCCGAGCCGCCGGGACGCCCCCGCCGCGCTGCTCCTGCGCCGTCGCCTCTCCGGCGCGTCCTCCGCTTTTCTCCGGGCTGAGCGGCCGCTTCCCAAGAGCCCTACGGGGGCCTCTGCGGGCGCCTCTACCTTTTCACGATCCgctctgtttttttcttaagcGGAGCCCGTTGGCAGCGCATAGCCTGGCTGAACGGCTGCGGGCTGCGGGGCAGCTTGACGAGTTCCAAGCCGCCGCCTCGGAGATGGTCTCGCCTACTCCCCGGCCGGGCGCTGCCGGGCTGTCAGCGCTGCGCCGGGCACGGCGGGCCGGGGCAGGGCCCGAGAGCGGAGCGAgcgaggggaggggagagggccGAGGCTCAAGGACCGCACACGGAGCGCGCgcaccgcccgccgccccgcgcccacTGCCGGCGCGCTCCCGCGCAACCCGTACTTATCACCTCTGGCGCAGTCCAACTGCCGCCGCGCCGCGGGGGGGTGCCGGGGGAACACAGCCGCTCCTCAGCCGGCCTGTCCCCGCCAAACTTCGCCCTCCGCGCCCGGAGAGCGCGGGCGCTCCGCGTCACCGCAGCCGCGCGCTCGTATCTCCCGTGTTATCCCGAGTTCTCCCGGGATCTTTCCCCCCTTGGGCGCGCTTTGGCTTGGCTCAGAGCTGCGGGCGCATTTTGTTCATCCCCTATTCAGAAAGGCCATTTACGCTCAATTCCCCGCGCAAGCACCGTTGCCCGCCCGCCCCTTGCGGCGGCGCCGCCACGCAAACCGCGTACGGGGCCCGTCCAGGGCAGCGGCGCTACGCAAACCGCTACGCAAACCGCTTAGGCCGCCCCTGA